Proteins encoded in a region of the uncultured Erythrobacter sp. genome:
- a CDS encoding flagellin: MAVINTNVSALRAQNASAQAGNMLGDAMERLSTGRRINSASDDAAGLSIATGFTSDIRGINQGIRNANDGIALAQTAEGALEEVTNMLQRVRELAIQSTNGTLDAEDRGFLDTEVTELASQISDILSNTDFNGVTLFSTTSGTDVTVDIAIDAGRSVTLTSTAIDGTNIDAAALDVSSSTNAATAITNVDAALSDVNTARSSLGAGQNRLDSAINNLTTTAANLTDARSRIEDADFSSESTNLAKAQILGQASTAMLAQANQSQQNVLSLLR, from the coding sequence ATGGCAGTTATCAACACCAACGTTTCGGCTCTTCGCGCTCAGAATGCGAGCGCACAGGCCGGCAACATGCTCGGCGACGCAATGGAGCGTCTTTCGACCGGCCGCCGCATCAACAGCGCCAGCGACGACGCCGCCGGCCTGTCGATCGCGACCGGCTTCACCTCTGACATTCGCGGCATCAACCAGGGCATTCGTAACGCCAATGACGGCATCGCTCTGGCACAAACCGCAGAAGGCGCGCTGGAAGAAGTCACCAACATGCTGCAGCGTGTTCGTGAACTGGCGATCCAGTCGACCAATGGTACGCTGGATGCGGAAGATCGCGGTTTCCTCGACACTGAAGTCACCGAGCTTGCGTCGCAAATCAGCGACATTCTTTCGAACACCGACTTTAACGGCGTCACCCTGTTCAGCACGACCAGCGGCACCGACGTAACCGTCGATATCGCCATCGACGCCGGTCGCAGCGTAACGCTGACCAGCACCGCAATCGACGGCACCAACATTGATGCCGCCGCGCTCGACGTATCTTCGAGCACGAACGCTGCAACCGCGATTACCAATGTGGATGCTGCGCTGAGTGATGTGAACACGGCGCGTTCATCGCTGGGTGCCGGGCAGAACCGGCTCGACTCTGCGATCAACAACCTGACCACGACAGCAGCCAACCTGACCGACGCCCGCTCGCGGATCGAAGATGCCGACTTCTCCTCGGAATCGACCAACCTCGCGAAGGCGCAGATCCTGGGGCAGGCTTCGACAGCCATGCTCGCTCAGGCCAACCAGTCGCAGCAGAACGTCCTTTCACTGCTGCGGTAA
- a CDS encoding sigma 54-interacting transcriptional regulator — MTTSLDDQTMLNVRPKDSALHERHRALLGPTLPLLGTNWQRGRLLLGEEGRFDCPPGGRRSDMVELDLRQAEAPSLSSLSENRVALSYNAASLDAARAAMIASAAQGGWPIAGDEKSLALLTLAERIAKSEIPVLLEGPTGTGKEVFARFVHRMSKRASGPFVAVNCAAMPEAMLEGLLFGHRKGAFTGASDAREGLFRAADGGTLLLDEIGELPLALQAKLLRTLQEGEVLPLGATKPIKIDVRIVACTNRTLSAEVEAGRFREDLLYRINVFPLELAALRDRRGDIAPLAFGMLLRHACRSGMPQWLTGQALALLATHNWPGNVRELENVIRRAILLAGEEARIGSEHIVFDQPVRGVASDGTIPAPSTAGGSLSDVAFQSEAQAILAALDDHKGHRANTARSLGISERTLRYRLASMRESGLLAAGGEA; from the coding sequence ATGACTACGTCGCTTGACGATCAGACTATGCTTAACGTTCGACCAAAGGATTCGGCACTGCACGAACGGCACCGCGCTTTGCTCGGCCCGACTTTGCCGCTGCTCGGCACAAACTGGCAGCGGGGTCGGCTTTTGCTGGGCGAAGAAGGCCGCTTCGACTGCCCGCCGGGCGGTCGCCGCAGCGACATGGTCGAACTCGACCTGCGTCAGGCTGAGGCTCCGTCGCTTTCGTCTCTGAGCGAGAATCGCGTCGCGCTTTCTTACAATGCCGCTTCGCTCGATGCGGCGCGCGCGGCCATGATTGCCAGCGCGGCACAAGGCGGATGGCCGATCGCAGGCGATGAGAAAAGTCTCGCGCTGCTGACGCTCGCCGAGCGTATCGCCAAAAGCGAGATTCCCGTCCTGCTCGAAGGACCAACCGGCACCGGCAAGGAAGTGTTCGCGCGCTTCGTCCACCGCATGTCGAAGCGGGCCAGCGGGCCATTCGTTGCGGTCAATTGCGCCGCCATGCCCGAAGCGATGCTGGAAGGATTGCTGTTTGGCCACCGAAAGGGCGCATTCACCGGCGCAAGCGACGCGCGCGAAGGGCTATTCCGCGCAGCCGATGGTGGAACCTTGCTGCTCGACGAGATTGGTGAGTTGCCACTCGCACTTCAGGCAAAACTGCTGCGCACCTTACAGGAAGGCGAGGTTCTGCCGCTCGGCGCGACCAAGCCGATCAAGATCGATGTTCGGATTGTCGCCTGCACCAACCGCACGCTGTCCGCCGAGGTCGAAGCCGGAAGGTTCCGCGAAGACCTGCTCTATCGCATCAATGTCTTCCCGCTCGAACTCGCCGCTCTGCGCGATCGGCGCGGCGATATTGCGCCACTGGCCTTTGGCATGTTGCTGCGCCACGCCTGCCGTTCAGGAATGCCACAATGGTTGACCGGACAGGCACTGGCGCTGCTCGCCACGCATAATTGGCCGGGCAATGTTCGCGAGCTTGAGAATGTCATTCGCCGGGCGATCCTGCTTGCAGGCGAAGAGGCGCGGATCGGCTCCGAGCATATCGTATTCGATCAACCGGTGCGCGGCGTCGCCAGTGACGGCACAATCCCTGCTCCGAGCACGGCGGGTGGTTCGCTCTCCGATGTTGCTTTCCAATCCGAAGCGCAGGCGATCTTGGCCGCGCTCGACGATCACAAAGGCCACCGCGCCAATACTGCACGCAGCCTCGGCATATCCGAACGAACTTTGCGCTATCGCCTCGCTTCGATGCGGGAATCCGGCCTGCTTGCCGCGGGAGGTGAAGCATGA
- the fliE gene encoding flagellar hook-basal body complex protein FliE, producing MSAIRPTSGLQDVLALRQEVLARSQALKNVRAASAAEPTQGAAPAAPTAPAANFGDTLGNALEQVSAVQKRSGDMQTAYERGEVTDIAQVMLARQEAGVAFEATLQVRNKLLSAYQDIMRMGS from the coding sequence ATGAGCGCGATCCGCCCGACTTCGGGTCTGCAAGACGTGTTGGCACTCCGTCAGGAAGTGCTGGCGCGTAGCCAGGCGCTGAAAAATGTTCGCGCGGCCTCGGCGGCTGAACCGACTCAAGGCGCAGCTCCGGCTGCGCCTACCGCGCCCGCCGCAAACTTCGGCGACACGCTCGGCAATGCTCTGGAGCAAGTCAGCGCCGTGCAAAAACGCTCGGGCGACATGCAGACCGCTTACGAACGCGGTGAAGTGACCGACATCGCCCAGGTGATGCTGGCGCGGCAGGAAGCAGGCGTAGCCTTCGAGGCGACCCTGCAAGTGCGCAACAAATTGCT